The Bdellovibrionales bacterium DNA window ATATGTTAGAGAGAACATTAGAATGGTTTAACCAACACTGACATTCACTTTTTTGGAAGAATCTATGTCCCCTTTCACCCCCATTATCCTCACCGCTTTTCTCGTCAGCGCATTGCTCACGCGGTGGCTTAAGGGTCGCCTGATTGCCAAGGCGATGATGGATGTTCCGAACGAGCGCAGCATGCACACCACGCCCGTACCTCGCGGTGGCGGCCTCGCCATGATGGCGGTGATTGTGGTGGGAATGGTTGCGACCGTTTTGTGGCCGTTCGTTATAGCCATAACAAACGGGATCCCCTCCTCCGTCATGCCAGCGAAGGCTGGCATCCCCTTTCTTTTCCTCATCGCCAGCGTTTTGCTTTTGATGGGCATTTCATGGCTGGATGATCGCAAAAGCCTACGCGCCAGCCTACGCCTTTCCGTCCACCTCCTTGCCGCCTTAATCGGAAGCTTTGCACTGGGCGACCACGCAACGCTGTTTGGCGCGGCGCTGCCCTTCTGGCTGGATCGCGCCGTGATGGTTCTTGGCTGGGCATGGTTTATGAACCTGTACAATTTTATGGACGGGATTGATGGCCTGACGGCTACGCAAACCATCGCTGTCGTAACGGGCGTTGCATCCTTTATCGGCGCGATAGCCTCGCTTGACCCGCAAGTCCTCCTCACGGGCGACATGGCGCTATGCTCCCTTATCATCGGGGCAAGCGCGGGATTCTTGGTCTACAACTGGCATCCGGCCAAGCTGTTTATGGGCGATGTCGGCAGCGTGCCGCTTGGCTTTTTGGTGGCGTATCTGCTGATCAAAATGGTCACGCTAGGCCTAATGCTCCCCGCGCTTCTCCTGCCGCTTTATTATCTGGCCGACAGCGGGATCACGATCACGCGCCGCGCCCTGCGGGGCGAGAAGTTCTGGCAAGCGCACCGCCAGCACTTCTATCAACGCGCCGCGCTGGGCGAGGGAAGCCCCAAGCCTGTCGTTTATAAGATCATCGCCGCCAACGTCGCCCTGTTCGGCGCGGCGCTTTTGTCCATGGCAACCCCTTGGCTTGGCCTAAGCGTTGGTGTATTGATCATCGTCGTCCTTTTGGCTTCCCTGTCCAAAAGCGCCCAGAAAGTTCGCAAACCATGAAAATCATTCCCGCCCTTCACCTCCCCCGCTTAAGCCGCCGAGGCCTTGCCTTTCTTCACGATGTCGTGATCGCGGCGCTGGCCTATATCGTCGCGCTGTATTTCCGACTAGGCGATGGGATCTTGCAGCTTCCGCCCCAGCAAATTCTGGCCGGAACAGCGCTCTTCACCGTAACCTGCTCCATTGTTTTCTGGTTCGGCGGCCTTTATCGCGGGATTTGGGCGTTTGCCTCGTTGCGCGATTTAAGCCAAATTCTGCGCACCGCGACCATCGCCGTCGTGGCCTATACCATCGTCGCCTTTCTGGTCATGCGCCTTGACGGCGTGCCGCGCACGCTGCCCTTTATCGTCTGGTTTATCGTGATGGCGGGACTAAGCGGCCCCCGTATGCTGCTGCGCGTGATGCGCGAAAGGCGGCTGAGCGCCCTGTGGGAGAAGTCGGGCGGCGGGCGCGTCAATGTCCTTTTGATCGGCGCAGGCGATGAGGCCGATTTGTTTATCCGCGCCGTCGGCAGCAACCCGCAAGCGCCCTTTCGCATTGTCGGCATCGTCGGCGAAAACGCCAAGCGCGTAGGCCGTCACGTCCACGGCATTCCCGTCATGGGCACGGTTGAGAATCTGCCGCACATTATGGAGCTGTTGCGCGATAAGGATCGCGCGCCCAGCCGCGTCGTGATCACACGCGCCACCACGCGCATGAACGCGCCAATGATGGCGGGTTTGTTGGATCAATGCGCGGCGCTGGGGCTTAAGCTCTCGCGCCTTCCGGCCTTGACCGAGCTTAGCAACGATCTTCAAGCCAAGCAGACGATGCGCGATCAGCCTATCGCTTTGGAAGATTTACTGGGACGTCCCGAAACGATCCTCAACCGCGATGCCATCGGCGCTTTGGTGACGGGCAAGCGCGTTTTGGTGACGGGCGCGGGCGGCACGATTGGCTCTGAGCTTGTACGGCAGATTGTCGCCCTAGCCCCCTCGCACCTTGTGATGTTGGATGCCAGCGAGTTCAACCTGTATAAGATTGAGATGGAGATCAGCGAAGCGTATCTCCTGCAAGGCAAACGCGCCTATATCGCCGATGTGCGCGATGCGGCGCGGCTGTCGCAAATCTTCCGCGACGAAAAGCCCGACCTTGTTTTCCATGCCGCCGCGATCAAGCATGTCCCGATTGCCGAGTTTAACGCCCGTGAGGCGCTTCTCACCAACGTCATCGGCACGCGCCTTGTGGCTGACTGCGCCGCAAAGGCAAATGTCACGGCGATGGTCATGATCTCAACCGACAAAGCCGTTCATCCCACCAACGTCATGGGCGCAACCAAACGCCTTGCCGAGAT harbors:
- a CDS encoding glycosyltransferase family 4 protein — its product is MSPFTPIILTAFLVSALLTRWLKGRLIAKAMMDVPNERSMHTTPVPRGGGLAMMAVIVVGMVATVLWPFVIAITNGIPSSVMPAKAGIPFLFLIASVLLLMGISWLDDRKSLRASLRLSVHLLAALIGSFALGDHATLFGAALPFWLDRAVMVLGWAWFMNLYNFMDGIDGLTATQTIAVVTGVASFIGAIASLDPQVLLTGDMALCSLIIGASAGFLVYNWHPAKLFMGDVGSVPLGFLVAYLLIKMVTLGLMLPALLLPLYYLADSGITITRRALRGEKFWQAHRQHFYQRAALGEGSPKPVVYKIIAANVALFGAALLSMATPWLGLSVGVLIIVVLLASLSKSAQKVRKP
- a CDS encoding nucleoside-diphosphate sugar epimerase/dehydratase, which codes for MKIIPALHLPRLSRRGLAFLHDVVIAALAYIVALYFRLGDGILQLPPQQILAGTALFTVTCSIVFWFGGLYRGIWAFASLRDLSQILRTATIAVVAYTIVAFLVMRLDGVPRTLPFIVWFIVMAGLSGPRMLLRVMRERRLSALWEKSGGGRVNVLLIGAGDEADLFIRAVGSNPQAPFRIVGIVGENAKRVGRHVHGIPVMGTVENLPHIMELLRDKDRAPSRVVITRATTRMNAPMMAGLLDQCAALGLKLSRLPALTELSNDLQAKQTMRDQPIALEDLLGRPETILNRDAIGALVTGKRVLVTGAGGTIGSELVRQIVALAPSHLVMLDASEFNLYKIEMEISEAYLLQGKRAYIADVRDAARLSQIFRDEKPDLVFHAAAIKHVPIAEFNAREALLTNVIGTRLVADCAAKANVTAMVMISTDKAVHPTNVMGATKRLAEMYIQALDLLSPSSRFVTVRFGNVLGSTGSVVPRFQEQIAKGGPLTVTHPDITRYFMTVREAVELVLQASALGVQPGDQRGKVMVLDMGQPVKIADLARQMIRLAGLKPDEDIKITYTGLRPGEKMFEELFAPTEELIPSAADGVRLAKSPTVELPQLQQTLANFATLLQAGMTETAAIARLEELVPEFKRG